A window from Streptomyces sp. NBC_00271 encodes these proteins:
- a CDS encoding bile acid:sodium symporter family protein: MPIDPYILLLLGTVGLAALLPARGTGADVASGASTAAIAFLFFLYGARLSTREAVEGLKHWRLHVTVLACTFVVFPLLGLAARGLEPLLLTHNLYTGLLFLTLVPSTIQSSIAFTSMARGNVPAAICAGSFSSLAGIVVTPLLAAALLGSSGGGFSADSLVKIVLQLLVPFLAGQVLRRWIGGFITRHKKVLGYVDRGSILLVVYTAFSEGMVQGIWHQVSAVRLAGLLAVEAVLLAVMLTLTWYGGKALGFQREDRIAIQFAGSKKSLASGLPMASVLFGAHASLAVLPLMLFHQMQLMVCAVIAKRRAHDPEAATTPVPPVAASRIAVGTAPRSD, translated from the coding sequence ATGCCGATCGACCCCTACATCCTGCTGTTGCTCGGGACAGTGGGACTCGCGGCCCTGCTCCCGGCACGGGGTACGGGCGCCGACGTCGCGTCGGGCGCGTCCACGGCCGCCATCGCCTTCCTCTTCTTCCTCTACGGGGCCCGGCTCTCCACCCGCGAGGCGGTCGAGGGCCTCAAGCACTGGCGGCTCCACGTCACCGTCCTGGCCTGCACCTTCGTCGTCTTCCCGCTGCTCGGCCTGGCCGCCCGCGGCCTCGAACCGTTGCTCCTGACCCACAACCTCTACACCGGTCTGCTCTTCCTCACGCTCGTCCCCTCGACCATCCAGTCGTCGATCGCCTTCACCTCCATGGCCCGCGGCAACGTGCCCGCCGCGATCTGCGCCGGCTCCTTCTCCTCCCTCGCGGGCATCGTCGTCACCCCCCTGCTCGCCGCGGCACTGCTGGGCAGCAGCGGTGGCGGATTCTCCGCGGACTCGCTGGTCAAGATCGTGCTCCAACTGCTGGTGCCGTTCCTCGCCGGGCAGGTGCTGCGCCGCTGGATCGGGGGGTTCATCACGCGCCACAAGAAGGTCCTCGGGTACGTCGACCGCGGCTCGATCCTGCTCGTCGTCTACACCGCGTTCAGCGAGGGCATGGTGCAGGGCATATGGCACCAGGTGAGCGCGGTGCGACTGGCGGGACTGCTCGCGGTCGAGGCCGTGCTGCTCGCGGTGATGCTGACGCTCACCTGGTACGGCGGGAAGGCGCTGGGCTTCCAGCGTGAGGACCGCATCGCGATCCAGTTCGCCGGGTCGAAGAAGTCCCTCGCCTCGGGGCTTCCCATGGCCAGCGTCCTGTTCGGCGCGCACGCCTCGCTCGCCGTGCTGCCGCTGATGCTCTTCCACCAGATGCAGCTGATGGTGTGCGCGGTGATCGCCAAGCGCCGCGCCCACGACCCCGAGGCGGCTACGACCCCGGTGCCCCCAGTCGCAGCGTCACGAATCGCGGTCGGTACAGCGCCACGTTCCGACTGA
- a CDS encoding DUF4185 domain-containing protein: MPDDARARRRRTGAGLGVLLALVCAAVLLTALPDHDREGGGACTARTLRSWSADARLTGEFARYGDDASRVDDWTGGDGTHSVRLPDGRVLWLFSDTYLGQVHGPPNPVGESYAWRDTSAPLVRNSAVVMSKDGRLETTLSTPVFPDPGPGRWRWPVAARVEPRSPGSAEQVVRVLLWTRTVGQAPWIYGVPTSTEVATLSLPDLRLEGVTTVLDQSSVTDPSRRVLFGTTAVDAGAWTYVFGGDDGQAASRPASQAYVARVPRGRLGQPAAWEYWDGGGWAVRARPGPVLGDGRRTGVGSAFTVVRDGGTYVLFTMAAGTAGLTTITSYWACAPTGPWHGPTRSFSPSLPQGQVAAYNPQAHAALSDGDRLVLSYDVNWLDTTGGVSAQANLSRNVALYRPRFVTLRLGAPGS, translated from the coding sequence GTGCCCGACGACGCACGAGCACGACGACGGCGGACCGGGGCCGGCCTCGGTGTCCTGCTCGCCCTGGTCTGCGCGGCCGTGCTGCTCACCGCCCTCCCCGACCACGACCGGGAGGGCGGCGGCGCGTGCACGGCCCGTACGCTGCGGTCCTGGAGCGCGGACGCGCGGCTCACGGGCGAGTTCGCGCGCTACGGCGACGACGCGAGCCGTGTCGACGACTGGACCGGTGGCGACGGCACGCACTCGGTGCGGCTGCCGGACGGGCGGGTGCTGTGGCTGTTCTCGGACACGTATCTGGGCCAGGTGCACGGGCCGCCGAACCCGGTCGGCGAGTCGTACGCGTGGCGCGACACGAGTGCGCCCCTGGTGCGGAACTCGGCCGTGGTGATGTCGAAGGACGGGCGGCTGGAGACGACGCTGTCCACGCCGGTGTTCCCCGACCCCGGGCCTGGGCGGTGGCGGTGGCCGGTCGCGGCCCGTGTCGAGCCCCGCTCCCCCGGCTCCGCCGAGCAGGTCGTCCGCGTCCTGCTGTGGACCCGTACCGTCGGCCAGGCTCCCTGGATCTACGGCGTGCCCACGTCCACCGAGGTCGCCACGCTCTCACTGCCCGACCTGCGGCTGGAAGGCGTCACGACGGTCCTGGACCAGAGTTCCGTGACGGATCCCTCCCGGCGGGTGCTGTTCGGCACCACGGCGGTCGACGCGGGCGCGTGGACGTACGTCTTCGGCGGCGACGACGGCCAGGCCGCCTCGCGCCCGGCCTCGCAGGCGTACGTGGCGCGGGTGCCGCGCGGCCGGCTCGGGCAGCCGGCGGCCTGGGAGTACTGGGACGGCGGCGGATGGGCTGTGCGGGCACGGCCGGGGCCGGTGCTCGGGGACGGGCGGCGCACGGGGGTCGGCAGCGCGTTCACGGTGGTGCGGGACGGCGGGACGTACGTCCTGTTCACGATGGCGGCGGGCACCGCGGGGTTGACGACGATCACCTCGTACTGGGCGTGCGCGCCGACCGGCCCCTGGCACGGGCCCACCCGGAGCTTCAGTCCGTCCCTGCCGCAGGGGCAGGTGGCCGCGTACAACCCGCAGGCGCACGCGGCGCTGAGCGACGGCGACCGGCTCGTCCTGAGCTATGACGTGAACTGGCTGGACACGACGGGCGGTGTCTCGGCGCAGGCGAACCTCAGTCGGAACGTGGCGCTGTACCGACCGCGATTCGTGACGCTGCGACTGGGGGCACCGGGGTCGTAG
- a CDS encoding sialidase family protein produces the protein MSARLRARLRSTLTAVLTAAALCVLALPSPARASAADASGAADASFEQQVLFRASQDPGYACFRIPAVVRSTHGTLLAFAEGRVHDCGDAGDIDIVVKRSNDGGRTWGPLQVVNEGAGDTHGNPAPIVDRETGRIVLAETYNTGRTDGRGCDVPCDRTPHLQYSDDDGLSWSAPRDLSAEILPPNWNSWYATGPVHGIQLTRGRHAGRLVFGVNTETWNGSRVTANNAALITSDDGGDHWRIGASDSWPIADDGTFRQKPSELTLTERADGSVLVSGREQDGTDLGHRTQTVSRDGGDSFTATFRDLPGLYAPQVQGSVLRLGDRILLACPGDPDRRRTMMIRSSYDGGRTWDSVDRGTVVTTDWSGYSDLVGIGGGAVGLLYEGGAVDARDEVRFARFTEDWLTPRRGPDPTTADLARHAEPAAVLGGAQETAGVRGGALEFDGADDAVRLPYQDRLPLGTKDFTASLWFRYTATGGEQPLLWMGGIGTTQPQVWMRAEPASHRITALITTRNGAAAPTSASVRTASAYNDGQWHHLALRRGDGLLTLSVDGTAVGASDVPGSVSRNSPFGVHVGQRMDSRAYFTGAIDEVRVYDRALSDDELSAPPSGEVTRDTVLYLPMDRVRGGH, from the coding sequence ATGTCGGCACGTCTGCGCGCACGTCTCAGATCGACCCTGACCGCCGTCCTCACGGCCGCCGCACTGTGCGTGCTCGCGCTGCCGAGCCCCGCGAGGGCCTCCGCGGCCGACGCGTCCGGTGCGGCCGATGCGTCGTTCGAGCAACAGGTGCTCTTCAGGGCCTCCCAGGATCCCGGCTACGCCTGCTTCCGCATCCCGGCCGTCGTGCGGAGCACCCACGGCACCCTGCTGGCGTTCGCCGAGGGGCGCGTGCACGACTGCGGCGACGCGGGTGACATCGACATCGTCGTCAAGCGGTCGAACGACGGCGGCCGGACCTGGGGACCGCTCCAGGTCGTCAACGAGGGGGCGGGCGACACCCACGGCAACCCCGCCCCGATCGTGGACCGCGAGACCGGTCGCATCGTGCTGGCGGAGACGTACAACACGGGCCGCACGGACGGGCGCGGTTGCGACGTCCCCTGCGACCGCACCCCGCATCTCCAGTACAGCGACGACGACGGCCTCAGCTGGTCCGCGCCGCGCGACCTGAGCGCCGAGATCCTCCCGCCGAACTGGAACTCCTGGTACGCCACCGGCCCTGTGCACGGCATCCAGCTGACCCGTGGCAGGCACGCCGGGCGGCTCGTCTTCGGCGTCAACACCGAGACCTGGAACGGCAGTCGGGTCACCGCCAACAACGCCGCCCTCATCACCAGCGACGACGGCGGCGACCACTGGCGGATCGGCGCGAGCGACTCCTGGCCGATCGCGGACGACGGCACCTTCCGTCAGAAGCCGTCCGAGCTGACGCTCACGGAACGCGCCGACGGATCCGTCCTCGTCAGCGGGCGCGAGCAGGACGGCACCGACCTCGGCCACCGTACCCAGACCGTCAGCCGGGACGGCGGCGACAGCTTCACGGCGACCTTCCGCGACCTCCCCGGCCTCTACGCGCCCCAGGTCCAGGGCTCCGTACTCCGCCTCGGCGACCGCATCCTGCTGGCCTGCCCCGGCGACCCCGACCGCCGCAGGACCATGATGATCCGCTCCTCGTACGACGGCGGGCGCACCTGGGACAGCGTGGACCGCGGCACGGTCGTGACCACCGACTGGTCGGGCTACTCCGACCTGGTCGGGATCGGCGGCGGCGCCGTGGGGCTGCTGTACGAGGGCGGCGCGGTCGACGCACGCGACGAGGTCCGCTTCGCCCGCTTCACCGAGGACTGGCTCACCCCGCGCCGCGGCCCCGACCCGACGACCGCCGACCTCGCCCGCCACGCCGAACCGGCCGCAGTCCTCGGTGGCGCCCAGGAGACGGCGGGCGTGCGCGGTGGCGCGCTGGAGTTCGACGGCGCCGACGACGCCGTACGCCTGCCGTATCAGGACCGACTCCCGCTCGGGACGAAGGACTTCACCGCGTCGCTGTGGTTCCGCTACACGGCCACCGGCGGAGAGCAGCCGCTGCTGTGGATGGGCGGGATCGGGACGACGCAGCCGCAGGTGTGGATGCGCGCCGAGCCCGCGTCCCACCGGATCACCGCGCTGATCACCACGAGGAACGGAGCCGCGGCCCCGACCTCCGCCTCTGTCCGCACGGCGAGCGCCTACAACGACGGACAGTGGCATCATCTGGCCCTACGCCGGGGCGACGGACTGCTCACGCTCTCCGTCGACGGTACGGCGGTCGGCGCCTCGGACGTGCCCGGTTCGGTCAGCCGCAACTCGCCGTTCGGGGTCCATGTCGGGCAACGGATGGACAGCCGGGCGTACTTCACGGGAGCGATCGACGAAGTGCGTGTATACGACCGGGCGTTGAGCGACGACGAGCTGTCCGCGCCGCCCTCCGGGGAAGTGACCCGGGACACGGTCCTATATCTGCCCATGGACCGGGTGCGCGGCGGCCACTAA
- a CDS encoding quinone oxidoreductase family protein, whose protein sequence is MRRVRYEHTGGPLFLEDVPVPAAGPGELLVRTEAIGVTLPVVRKVTEAAEPIPLGGEIAGEVVAVGAGVTRFAAGDRVTGLCFGHGYADHALLNETMASPVPAAASAVDAVALVRSGLVALGALKAARPAPGEAALITGAASGVGHLAVQLARLQGASRVVGAVSALAPGKAEFVRGLGADEVIAYDSEDWGEPVDYVLDAVGGDLLTPAVAALAPGGRLVAYSSGGGSVRTYDLLVGAKSVIGFQMARIARNEPGRYERWREELWRLFAEGALRPAVHGEFALEDAARAHAAIESRSNLGKVVLRP, encoded by the coding sequence ATGCGTCGCGTCCGATACGAGCACACCGGCGGCCCCCTGTTCCTGGAGGACGTCCCCGTACCCGCCGCCGGGCCCGGCGAACTGCTGGTGCGCACCGAGGCGATCGGCGTCACCCTCCCCGTCGTCCGCAAGGTCACCGAGGCCGCGGAGCCGATCCCGCTGGGCGGCGAGATCGCGGGCGAGGTCGTCGCCGTCGGCGCGGGCGTCACCCGTTTCGCGGCGGGCGACCGCGTCACCGGACTCTGCTTCGGGCACGGGTACGCCGACCACGCCCTGCTGAACGAGACCATGGCCTCCCCCGTCCCGGCGGCGGCGAGCGCGGTCGACGCCGTCGCCCTCGTCCGCAGCGGGCTGGTCGCGCTCGGCGCCCTGAAGGCGGCGCGCCCGGCGCCCGGCGAGGCGGCGCTGATCACCGGCGCGGCGAGCGGGGTCGGCCATCTCGCCGTCCAACTCGCCCGGCTGCAGGGCGCGTCACGTGTCGTCGGGGCCGTGTCCGCGCTCGCCCCCGGCAAGGCGGAGTTCGTTCGGGGGCTCGGCGCGGACGAGGTGATCGCGTACGACTCAGAGGACTGGGGCGAGCCCGTCGACTACGTTCTCGACGCGGTCGGCGGCGACCTGCTCACCCCGGCCGTCGCCGCCCTCGCCCCGGGCGGGCGGCTCGTCGCGTACAGCTCGGGCGGCGGGAGTGTGCGGACGTACGACCTGTTGGTGGGCGCCAAGTCCGTGATCGGCTTCCAGATGGCCCGGATCGCCCGGAACGAGCCAGGGCGGTACGAGCGGTGGCGCGAGGAACTGTGGCGACTGTTCGCGGAGGGGGCCCTGCGGCCCGCCGTGCACGGGGAGTTCGCCCTGGAGGACGCGGCGAGGGCGCACGCGGCGATCGAGTCACGGAGCAACCTCGGGAAGGTGGTGCTGCGCCCCTGA